TTGATTTCTTCTCCTTGAGGGCGTTCTCCAAGCCGGATAATCTATTTCCAGAGTCTGCTTGAAGCCTTTCTCCGATACGCCTGACAAACACTATTCTTTCTTCAAACGAGGGATTTGCCAGGAGATAGGTCAACGCTCTTGTTTCAAGAAAGCCTCTCCAGTTCACACCTTGAACATCCAAGAGAGCGATTTCACAGGCGTAAGCATGTCCAATCCTGCTTTCAGCCCCTTTTAAATCTCCCTCTATTTCATTATTGGACGATTTTTTAACTGCCTCAAGGTGGCATCGCTCTGCACCCTCTTCTGCCAGTGTTGCGTCCTGAAGTAAGAGAGAAAGCCATTCATCGGCCTGCCTTGAAAAGCTTGCGTTCAAACTTATCGGTAATTGAAGCCCCCTATTTTTTCTGTTATAAGGAATATGCAGAATCAAAAGGGTCTTTCCGTTCAGTGCATTTTCCTCATAAAGCAATGAGGGTCTGCCGGATTGAAAAAAGGGTAGCAGATATAAAAGAGCTCCCTGAAGGGACAGAAGAGCATTACCTGCCTCATTTCCCTTCAAAGCAACTCCCCTTATTATCTTCAGAGGCCACTCCTCTTCTTTTACCTTTTCTGAAAAATTCTGTTCTATCTCGCGACAAGTCAACTCCAGCAACCGACAGCCGGGCTCAACGCATCCATCCTCCATCAGAAACGACAATCCGTTCAGCGCATCTATCAAGGCTCCAAAATCACGCGCTTCATCGCTATCGAATTTGCGATGCATTCTGCAGATTTCATGGGAAGCCAAGGCCGAGCATAGCCCCTCTTTCATCCACTCTCTTTTCTCACCCAAAACAAGTGTGCCCCCTTTGCTCATCGCCTGCAGCAGCCAGGGGATTCTTCGTTCAAATGAGGCACGCTCCGCCTTTTCAAAAACGCGGTACACGCCTGCCATTTTATCAAAAAGACACTGATAGGGATTGACTCCTTCGCAAAAAGGACGGGCCAGCTCTTCGCCCCTTCTTTTGAAGGAAAGGAATGCTCTTAGGCCATGACATAGCGTGAAGGGCGTCCGAATAATTTTAGTGGAAAATGTCAAATCGATATCGATTCCACACTTATTATGGAAACTGATCAACGTCTGAGGGTTTTTGAAATCAGCGTGGGAGATAAAAATATTCTTAAAGGCTGTCTCTCTTAATATAATGTTAAGTAACGCGCCCTCTTCTTCTGTGTGAGGTATTTTCCCCGCAAGAAAAGATAGAATGCGTTCTTCCGCCATATAAGGGTCGAAATCGTTACTCGAACACTCGACTGCCAAATCCAAATCATCGGGATGTAAAAGCCAATTGTCCGCTCTTAAACAAGACATCTCGTCTCGCTCCTCGGCAAGGGAAGAACAGACAGTATCGAAGTACTGCTCGCCCAAAATATAGGGAAGCGCCCCTCCATAGCACTCGATACTCTTGACAAAGGGCAGCTCCTCAATAAACTCCAATAATTCCCGGTAGCAAAAGGAAACATGGATTGAAAGATGGGTGCGCTCCTTATTGAGGGTAAAAGGAAATTTTCTCTTCATACCGGATAAATTCCACCCTTTCCTCAACTCTGCAAGCGAGCGCTCGACCAACTCCCGTTTTTTCTCAGGGATCTCTGCCAGCTTCTTGTCCGGGAAGACCAAGACGGTCTTTGCCATTTCGTTCAACCTTTTGCTGGAGCTGGGCGGCGGCAGGGGGAGTTTCAATTCGATCAAGGAGGGATTAGCCAGTCCTTGCGCATCAATGTGTCCTTTGGATCTCAGCTTGAAGAAGATGTTCGCCGGATATTGCTGAGGCTTCTCCCCTGCATCAAGACTTAACTCAGGTATCGCAACCGGATCCGTAGGACGCTCCGGGAGGTAAAACCCCTTGGGTCTGCCATCCACTAAGCATTCTGAGAGGCTGTTCATAATCTTCCTTATCGATCAAAATTTTATTAATAAAACTTGTGTATACCGAAACAAAATCGAAGCTAATTTTTCAGTCTATTGTTTGTTTGCGAAACGGTTAACGGATTTTGTCTCCATCTGTTATGGACGCTCTTTTGAACCAAAATCGATTCTTTTACAATCTCTTAGAGGCTGTCCATAAACACATAAAAAAAGCAGAGAATTATAGAGCTTTAGTCTCTTAAAATTCAGGAATATTGTTAGAGACGGTCTCTTAATTAAAGTTTTGTCGTTTTTTGATTATACCGAAAGTGTCTCAAAAGTTGGCTTTTGGCCAAGAGAAAGCTCTCATGCCCAATTTTGATAGGCTTTCGGTATATACCAAAGAATACGGAATTCATTAACAGTTCCGCGTGAGTCCCTACAGAAGTCAAATCACCTCATTTCAGTTTTAACACAGGCTCTAACTGCTTGAATAATAACCAGACGTCATGAAAAATCGCTGGAGTGTGGAAGGGAACCTATGGGTAACATCCCACTCTGAACAAAAGGAGACTATCATGACTGCCGCCACAGAACGCCATGCTTTCCTGATTACTTTCTTAAAAGAGCTCCGGGAACAGATCATCCAAACTTTTGAGACACTCGAGCCGAAGGCACGGTTCGAGAAAAAAGCCTGGGAGCACTCCGGCGGCGGCGGTGGAGAGATCGGTCTTTTGCGAGGCGATGTATTTGAAAAAGCGGCAGTCAACTTCTCTGCCGTCCACGGCCCTGTCTTTCCGGGACCGGATGGCAAAGGCCCCTTCTTTGCCACCGGCGTCAGTCTGATCACACACATGAAAAACCCCCACGCTCCTACCGTTCACATGAATATCCGGTATATAGAGACGGAAGATCGACACTGGTTTGGAGGTGGTTATGACCTAACCCCGATGGGTTTTCCCTATGAAGAGGACGCCAGGCATTTCCATGACACTGCCAAAGGCGCCTTAGATCCCTATGGAGCGGATCTGTATCCCTCCTTTTCAGAGAAGGCAAAGCAATATTTCTATATTCCCCATCGCAAAAAAGAGCGGGGCGTCGGAGGAATTTTTTTCGATCACTTCAATACAGGTGATTTTGAAAGAGATTTCTCCATGTGGAGAAACGTGGGAAAAACCTTCACCGATGCAGTGATGCCCATTTACCAAAAAAGAAGCAAAACACCTTTTAGCGAGGAAGATCGAGATATACAAGCCTCTCTTCGAGCCCACTATGTCGAATTCAACCTTATTTATGACCGGGGAACAAAATTCGGTTTTCAATCGGGCGGCAACCCTGAAGCGATCCTCTGCTCCATGCCTCCTACAGCAAAGTGGTAGACGAATAAATAGGGAACTCATTATTACAAATCCCGATTAACACTAAACGGAGCGTGCCTCAAAAAATTGGCATGGGGCTTCAAAAAAAGCTTTGGGATCGACAGAGCACAAGCTACCTCATCTTTCTAATATTAGGTAACTTACAATCCATCTATCGTGGGAGCTTTGAGAAAGCCTAAAACCATAATGTGAAGCACTTTCGGTATAGCGTCCCATCTCAAAACAAAACTTTGTTCTGACAAATGAAGAGTGGTTTTGAAGAATCTGTCCCTATATCAATTTCCACCGAATTGGAGGCAGTATTTCGCTGAGAATTGATGTTGAGATGCGGTTCCGTGGCATCAATCAAACGCAGCATTTCCCTGCTGCCAAATAGAGAAGAACAGACTATATGATTCACAGTCAGGATCTTATAGATAAAAAAGGGGCAATTCCCCTCGCACAAGCATCTTAGAGACTGTTGACAGATTCGCTTACTCGGGATTCCCGGTTTTTTTGAACCAATTTTCGATTCTTTTTTAGGGATCAAAATAATCCCCAAAATCGACGAAATCCGCATCCGTTAACAGTCTCGTGAACTGAAGTGAGTCGACTCAAATAGTTATTTTAGGAGGAAATATGCAAGGAACAGGAACGTGGAGCCTAATAGGAAGTTTAGCCTGGAACACCTATGAAACGGTCTCGGGATACTTCGCGGCCAAAGAGAAAGAAGATGAGGTGCCTCCCCCCGACACGTTTAAACTGAGAAATCCTCTTCTCACCGTCATTTCATTCGGCCTGCTTCAATATAAGCCAAAAGGAACCAAAGTTCAGTTCATCCCCAATGCAATTGCGCTTCAAGATCCTGGCGTTCTTACCACAGCCACAAGAACATGGAACTACTACTTCGACCCTAAAAAAGGGGCGGGTAAGGAGTATCTGGCGCAACTGAAAGAAGATTTCCGCCGGGCCATCGAATGGTACCAACCGGGCATAGAAGAACATGCGCGGCTAAGACCCATTTTCCTGGCTGCCAAAATGGGATTGGATAGCCTGTCTGTCACTTATGCCGGCAGTCTGGTGGAGTCGTTTGCGGATAGCTGTAAAGATATGATCGATACCGCACTGTCGCATCCAAAAGACCCTGTAGTGCCGCAGAGAGTTCTTTCCAAAAAAATTAAGGATCTTGTCAGCTTGGATGACGGAGCCATCATCTCCGGTCTTTTTCAGAAAATGGCGCAGGAACAGGGTCACATAAGCCCTCAAAAGGAGCTTCTCTGCAAAGCGACAGTGGATGCAGTGGATAAGCTAGTAGAAGGTAAAATTGCTGAACTGCAAAAGCAGATCGCCCAGCATATGGAAGAAGAGCTGACACTTTAGAGCCTGTTGCCGAAAGAGTCCTCTCAATTCTGTCAGGACTTGACCCATCTCCAACTCTAGTCTTAGCAATCACAGGAGGAGATGGGTATATACCGAAAGTGTCTCAAAATTTGAGATACTTTCGGATACGCTACAAACCGACAGAAACTGCATTCAATGAAGATCTTTTTGAAAGATTCCAAGAGACACAAATTCAGCATGCGTCGCTGCTGAGTTTGGCTATGGGAAACAGT
This genomic interval from Estrella lausannensis contains the following:
- the hemF gene encoding oxygen-dependent coproporphyrinogen oxidase, with translation MTAATERHAFLITFLKELREQIIQTFETLEPKARFEKKAWEHSGGGGGEIGLLRGDVFEKAAVNFSAVHGPVFPGPDGKGPFFATGVSLITHMKNPHAPTVHMNIRYIETEDRHWFGGGYDLTPMGFPYEEDARHFHDTAKGALDPYGADLYPSFSEKAKQYFYIPHRKKERGVGGIFFDHFNTGDFERDFSMWRNVGKTFTDAVMPIYQKRSKTPFSEEDRDIQASLRAHYVEFNLIYDRGTKFGFQSGGNPEAILCSMPPTAKW